A window of Desulfomonilia bacterium contains these coding sequences:
- the wbaP gene encoding undecaprenyl-phosphate galactose phosphotransferase WbaP, with the protein MKRTFEVLAKKIAAALVLLAGDFLAIICGFIIAYFIRAWFLVDIIPIMNPMMHGFGVYAELWIMLVLWPLIFFYDGLYPSIGMGFWEETKHLVKGNFIVFLIIILLTFVTKTSGMFSRPLIAIAFISTMLFLPVFRKVSRMLLRILKLWTEEVVLIGRSEALNHVYFFLEKNPDLGLKPIGSITYESEESNTELIKLGSIENLEKINVRANEVIIAIPGATNAELVEIIEKSSHIAAIVNVLPDLNGIASTGVGTHDLNGMLLLEMEDRLARLRNRIIKRVFDSIISACALLILSPLFLIIILFIKSNSRGPAIFGHKRVGKDGKTFTCYKFRTMITNAQEVLQELLDNDPEARRQWDQDFKLKNDPRITRIGGFLRKTSLDELPQLINVLKGEMSLVGPRPIVEKEIERYGNKAKYFFKVTPGITGLWQVSGRNDIGYQERVMLDEYYAKNWSLWLDIEIIIRTFGAVLKKEGAY; encoded by the coding sequence ATGAAAAGAACGTTCGAAGTTTTAGCAAAAAAAATTGCGGCAGCCCTTGTACTGCTGGCAGGAGACTTTCTAGCAATAATATGTGGTTTCATCATTGCCTATTTCATCCGGGCATGGTTTCTGGTTGATATCATTCCGATTATGAATCCTATGATGCATGGGTTCGGAGTATATGCCGAGCTGTGGATAATGCTTGTTCTGTGGCCCCTTATCTTTTTTTATGATGGACTTTATCCGTCAATAGGCATGGGTTTCTGGGAAGAGACAAAACATCTCGTCAAAGGGAATTTCATTGTATTTCTGATAATCATACTGCTCACATTCGTAACCAAGACATCCGGCATGTTTTCCAGGCCATTGATAGCCATAGCATTCATTTCGACAATGCTCTTTCTGCCGGTGTTTCGAAAAGTCTCGAGGATGCTTCTGCGCATCCTTAAACTGTGGACTGAAGAGGTCGTGCTGATAGGCCGCAGCGAGGCTCTCAATCATGTGTACTTTTTTCTTGAAAAAAATCCTGATCTTGGCTTGAAGCCTATAGGGAGCATCACATATGAATCGGAGGAATCAAATACTGAATTAATCAAGCTTGGCTCGATTGAGAATCTCGAAAAGATTAATGTCAGGGCCAATGAAGTCATTATAGCCATTCCGGGCGCCACAAACGCCGAACTTGTTGAGATTATCGAGAAGTCGAGCCATATTGCAGCAATTGTAAATGTCCTTCCTGATTTGAATGGCATTGCATCTACCGGTGTAGGTACCCATGACCTTAACGGGATGCTGCTGCTCGAAATGGAGGACAGGCTTGCCAGGCTTAGAAACAGAATTATTAAAAGGGTATTCGATTCTATCATATCAGCGTGCGCTCTTCTGATATTGTCGCCATTATTCCTGATCATAATTCTCTTCATCAAGTCGAATTCCAGAGGGCCAGCCATTTTCGGACATAAAAGAGTAGGCAAAGACGGCAAGACCTTCACCTGTTACAAGTTCAGGACCATGATTACAAATGCACAGGAAGTTCTGCAGGAACTTCTGGATAATGACCCGGAGGCAAGAAGACAGTGGGATCAAGATTTCAAACTGAAGAATGATCCTAGGATTACCAGGATTGGCGGCTTCTTAAGAAAGACGAGCCTGGATGAACTGCCGCAACTTATTAATGTGCTCAAGGGAGAAATGAGCCTGGTCGGCCCCAGGCCGATAGTTGAAAAAGAGATTGAACGCTACGGGAACAAGGCGAAATATTTTTTCAAGGTAACACCGGGAATTACAGGTTTATGGCAGGTTTCCGGCCGCAATGATATCGGCTATCAAGAGCGGGTGATGCTTGACGAATATTATGCTAAAAACTGGTCTTTATGGCTTGATATTGAGATTATCATTCGAACTTTCGGTGCGGTTCTTAAAAAGGAGGGCGCTTATTGA
- a CDS encoding glycosyltransferase: MKVSIIIPILNAHKVLPGLLDVLNRNGNHEIIVIDSESDDDTLEAIKSYDVKLIRIKRKEFDHGGTRNFAAGFASGEYLVFLTQDALPVDDRTIDNLVKPMQDDPGIAVTYGRQTAYPSARPLERFIREFNYPPKSMKKTRDDVTSMGVKTFFCSNACAAYRKLIFTELGGFLTNTIMNEDMEFVHRAVMKGYSVYYAADAIVYHSHDYSFSEQLKRYFDIGVFFEDNPDIKAKSRNESEGFRYIVEACRFILKNKEYCEFIYLVTDTLARFSGYRFGSRYRSLPEKVIKMLSMNKGYWNK; encoded by the coding sequence ATGAAAGTATCGATAATAATCCCTATATTGAATGCGCATAAGGTTCTTCCGGGCCTTCTTGACGTTCTAAACAGGAACGGCAATCATGAAATTATTGTGATCGACTCGGAATCAGATGACGACACTTTGGAAGCCATAAAAAGTTATGATGTAAAGCTTATCCGTATAAAACGAAAAGAATTCGATCATGGCGGAACCAGGAATTTTGCGGCCGGATTTGCAAGCGGTGAATATCTTGTTTTTCTCACTCAGGATGCGCTTCCTGTCGATGACAGAACGATTGACAACCTTGTAAAGCCAATGCAGGATGACCCCGGAATTGCTGTCACATACGGCAGACAGACAGCGTATCCTTCAGCAAGGCCGCTTGAGAGATTCATCAGGGAATTTAATTATCCTCCTAAGAGCATGAAGAAAACGAGGGATGATGTTACATCAATGGGAGTGAAAACGTTTTTCTGCAGCAATGCCTGTGCCGCATACAGGAAATTAATTTTTACTGAACTTGGAGGATTTCTCACAAACACCATTATGAACGAAGATATGGAATTTGTTCACAGGGCGGTTATGAAGGGATATTCGGTTTATTATGCTGCCGATGCCATTGTATATCATTCCCATGACTATTCGTTTTCCGAACAGCTGAAAAGATATTTCGATATAGGAGTCTTTTTTGAAGACAACCCCGATATAAAGGCAAAATCAAGAAATGAGAGTGAAGGGTTCAGGTATATTGTTGAAGCATGCAGGTTTATTCTCAAGAATAAAGAATATTGCGAATTTATCTATCTGGTAACTGATACACTGGCCCGGTTTTCAGGCTATCGGTTCGGATCACGTTACAGGTCATTACCTGAAAAAGTTATTAAAATGCTTTCGATGAACAAAGGATACTGGAACAAATGA
- the tadA gene encoding tRNA adenosine(34) deaminase TadA, whose product MDDCSLMRIALKEAEIAAEENEVPVGAVLVSGDRIYKSHNRMINNSDPTAHAEIEVIRKAARELGNYRLVGSILYVTIEPCLMCVGAIVHARIKRLVYAARDERYGAVESLLKAFELGLNHKPETAGGILADESSDIIRRFFKKKRRGEVPKWL is encoded by the coding sequence ATGGATGATTGCTCTTTGATGAGAATAGCCTTGAAAGAGGCTGAAATAGCGGCTGAAGAAAATGAAGTACCTGTCGGTGCCGTACTTGTTTCAGGGGATCGGATTTATAAGAGTCATAACAGAATGATTAATAATTCAGACCCCACCGCCCATGCTGAAATCGAGGTAATAAGGAAGGCAGCCAGGGAACTTGGTAATTACAGACTTGTTGGTTCTATACTCTATGTCACGATTGAACCGTGTCTTATGTGTGTCGGGGCTATTGTACATGCAAGGATTAAGAGGCTTGTTTATGCAGCCAGGGATGAGAGGTACGGTGCTGTGGAATCATTACTAAAGGCCTTTGAGCTTGGACTCAATCACAAACCCGAAACAGCGGGCGGGATCCTGGCTGATGAGAGCTCTGATATTATCCGAAGGTTCTTTAAGAAAAAAAGAAGGGGAGAGGTACCGAAGTGGCTGTAA
- the dnaX gene encoding DNA polymerase III subunit gamma/tau: protein MIDNNIPLMYQVIARKYRPQCFQDVVGQEHITMVIKNAIESDRIPHAFIFSGPRGVGKTSIARILAKALSCEKGPDSNPCNECPICMDITASRAVDVFEIDAASHTGVENIRELIENSRYAPSTSRYKTFIIDEAHMLSKSAFNALLKTLEEPPPHVIFILATTELNKIPLTVLSRCQSYDFRRISVSEIVSHLRNVATGEGFKITDDALTLIAVQADGSMRDAQGILERTIATGHGEIGIDNIEKLLGLLSMSKKHEVLDALLMRDAKSLLSLIDEIYRYGYDLTQFYKSIIEQFRNMMVLKTGYENIPLPSEEIALLKKMIQDHSFEEIHRALSVLIRSENDMKFSSLQKITLETILLRIIYAPRLYDIQQLARTNDSKANYKIGGAAQHDTEKKSRQFDSYSSEKTWNGFLGYLKTHEAPLFSIVSNANYESNENDTVVLSVSSEFHAEQIRRDHVEIENKARQYYEKNIKIRIEIKENLQRDNMMKPSEIRAKAANAPVVKEIMAEFNGTFRDFKHDQ from the coding sequence TTGATAGATAATAATATACCGCTCATGTATCAGGTGATCGCACGCAAATACCGCCCGCAGTGTTTTCAGGATGTTGTGGGCCAGGAACATATAACAATGGTTATAAAAAATGCCATTGAATCGGATAGAATCCCGCATGCCTTTATCTTTTCAGGTCCAAGAGGTGTCGGGAAAACGTCAATTGCGCGTATTCTTGCAAAGGCATTGTCATGCGAAAAAGGTCCGGATTCCAATCCATGCAATGAATGTCCTATATGTATGGATATAACGGCTTCTAGGGCTGTAGATGTATTTGAAATCGATGCCGCTTCACATACGGGAGTTGAAAATATAAGGGAACTGATTGAAAACTCGCGCTATGCGCCCAGCACATCAAGATATAAGACCTTTATAATTGATGAAGCGCATATGCTTTCAAAAAGCGCTTTTAACGCATTATTGAAAACACTGGAAGAGCCACCCCCTCATGTTATTTTTATACTGGCTACGACCGAACTCAACAAAATACCTCTTACGGTATTATCCAGGTGCCAGAGCTATGACTTCAGAAGGATATCGGTAAGTGAGATTGTCAGTCATCTCAGGAATGTGGCTACCGGTGAAGGGTTTAAAATCACAGACGATGCCCTGACACTTATAGCTGTTCAGGCAGACGGCAGCATGCGCGATGCGCAGGGTATTCTGGAACGTACGATTGCAACCGGTCATGGGGAGATCGGTATTGATAACATTGAAAAGCTGCTTGGACTATTGTCGATGTCAAAAAAGCATGAAGTTCTGGATGCTCTCCTGATGCGCGATGCAAAGTCATTATTGAGTCTTATTGATGAAATCTACAGATATGGTTACGATCTGACTCAGTTCTACAAAAGTATAATCGAACAGTTCAGAAATATGATGGTATTGAAGACGGGATATGAGAATATTCCCTTGCCGTCTGAAGAAATAGCTTTACTGAAAAAGATGATTCAGGACCATTCTTTTGAGGAAATACACAGGGCGCTGAGTGTCTTAATAAGGTCTGAAAATGATATGAAATTTTCGAGCCTGCAGAAAATAACTCTTGAAACAATACTGCTGAGGATTATTTATGCACCCAGGTTATATGATATTCAGCAGTTGGCCCGGACAAATGATTCAAAAGCAAATTATAAAATCGGCGGCGCCGCTCAGCATGATACGGAGAAGAAAAGCAGGCAGTTTGATTCATACTCGTCAGAAAAAACCTGGAACGGTTTTCTTGGCTATTTGAAAACCCACGAAGCGCCTCTGTTCAGTATTGTATCTAATGCAAATTATGAGAGTAATGAAAATGATACGGTTGTCCTTAGTGTTTCATCGGAGTTTCACGCCGAACAGATACGCAGAGATCATGTCGAGATTGAAAACAAAGCCAGGCAGTATTACGAAAAGAATATTAAAATCAGAATTGAAATAAAA